In Embleya scabrispora, the DNA window GACCAGCGGCAACCACCAGGCCAGCGCCTGGACGTGCCGGCCGAGGAGGAACCGGTCGAGGCCGAAGGCGAGCAGCGGTACCGCGAACGCGATCTCGTGGAAGTCGAAGGAGATCGCCGACTGGATGCCCCAGGACAGCCCGTACGCGATGCCCACGCCGGCGGCGCCGAGGGTGCCGAACGCGCGCGCGGCGATCCGGGTGATCGGGACCACCGAGATCGCGACCAGGAACGCCTGGGCCACCAGCAGGGTGCCGGCGCCGGGGAAGATCCGGTAGATCGGGCCGAGCAGCGCCAGGATCGGGTGGAAGTGCTCGCCGAGCACGTTGAACCCGGGTGCCCGGATGTCCGACACCGGCGCCTCAAAGTGCGCGTAGGACCGGACCACCTGTTCGAACAGACCCAGGTCGTACGCGTGCGTCTCCATCCGGCGGTGGCGCAGCAGCGAGTGGGCCGTGTAGATCGCGAAGAAGATCGCGGCGAGCAGATACGGGAGGCCGCCGGGGCCGATCCGGTCCCGGGCGCGCTCGACCACGGTGCGGAGGCGGAGGTCGTGTTCACCCGATCGGGGGGCGATGATCGCCCCGTCCGCGACCGCCGGGGCGGTTGGCGCGTCGCCCGGCGCGGCCGGTCCCGATGCCTCGAACCGCTCGTGAACAGCGCCGTGCGCCATCCCCCTGTCGTCCATGTCTCTCCGTCCCGGTCGCGTGCGCGGGGCACACCGTATCGGTGGCGGCCCCACGCCCCAGCAGAGCGCGACCGTACGGTCCGAGTCGCTCAGCGACGCACGATGTTGACCGGAGTCACCCCTTCGGACCAGCGTTCGAGCTGCCGACGGATCAAGCGCAGGGCGCGCGGCAGGAAGGCGGACGAGCTGCCGCCGACATGCGGGCTGATCAACACGCCGGGGGCGAAGCGCAGCGGGTGGTCGGCGGGCAGCGGCTCGGGATCCGTGACGTCCAGGGCGGCCCGGAGCCGCCCGCTCCGCACCTCGGCGAGCAGCGCCCCGGTGTCCACGACGGGGCCGCGCGCGACGTTGACCACCAGCGCGCCGTCGGGCAGTCGGGCCAGGAAGTCGGCGTCGACCAGGGCGCGGGTGTCCTCGGTGAGCGGGACGGTGAGGATGATCACGTCGGTGTGCGGCAGCAGGTCGGGCAGTTCGCCCATCGCCCGGACCGGTCCGTGCACGCCGTCGCGCGGGGTGCGCGCGACCCGGACCACGTCTACCTCGAAGCCCTGGAGCCGGCGGTCGACGGCCTCGCCGATGGCGCCGTACCCGAGGATCAGCACCCGCTTGTCGGCCAGCGCGGGGTAGAACCCGGAGCGCCACTGCCCCGCGTCCTGACCGCGGACGAAGCCCGGGATGTCGCGCAGCGCGGCGAGGGTCAGGGCGAGGGCGAGTTCGGCGGTGCTGGTCTCGTGGATGCCTCGGCCGTTGCACAGCAGTACGCCGGGCGGCAGGTACGGCAGCACGTGCTCGTAGCCGGCGGTGAGCGTCTGGATCAGCCGCAGGCGGGGCATGTCCGCGATCCGCTCCAGCGTGTGCGGGGCGAACGTGTAGGGCAGCACGTACAGCTCGACCTCGGCGGCGGTGTCGGGGATCGGGCCGTCGGCTCCGTCGTAGACGTCGATGCGGGAGCCCGCGCCGCCTTCGCCGCTCAGTGCGGTGGGGATGGGGGCGAGTTGTTCGAGGCTGTAGGGGACCCAGATTCTGCCGTCGCTGACCATGGCAGGAACTGTAGATGTCGGGCGGCGAGCCGTCCGCCGGGGCGGGGGCACATTAGGGTCGAGGAGTCCCGAGATGGTGGGTGGTGTTTCCGGTGCGCAGTAGGCGTCCGAGGGCTGGCTGGTCCTCCCTCGTGCTCGTCGTCGCGCTGGCGACCGGGCTCACCTCGTGCGGGGGTGGCGGCGAGTCGGACGATCACCGGGTCACGCCGGTGCGTTCGGCCACGCCCGTGCCCGGGACCGGGGCGCCGAACGTGCCGGCCGGGCCGACCGCGACCGCGCCGCCCGAGCCGGTGGTCGCCGGGGAACTGGCCCGAGACCTGAACACGCCGTGGGGTGTCGCGGTGCTGCCGGACCGGGACGCGCTGGTGTCCTCGCGCGACACCGGGACGATCACCCGGTTCGGACCGGGCACGGTGCCGCCGGTGCCGGTCGGGACGGTGCCCGGCTCCGTGCATCGTGGGGAGGGGGGTCTGCTGGGGATCGCGGTGTCGCCGAGGTTCGCGACCGATCACTTCCTCTACGCGTACCTCACCACCGATCGGGACAACCGGATCGTCCGGATGACCTACGTGCCGGGGCAACCGCTCGGGCAGCCCGAGGTGTTGCTCGACGGGATCCCGGCCGGCTCGAACCACAACGGCGGCCGGATCGCGTTCGGCCCGGACGGCATGTTGTACGCGGGCACGGGCGAGGCCGGTCGCAAGGAGGCGGCGCAGGACAAGTCGTCGCTCGGCGGCAAGATCCTGCGGCTGACCCCCGAGGGCAGGCCCGCGCCCGGCAACCCGTTTCCGAACTCGCCGGTGTGGAGCCTGGGGCACCGCAATGTGCAGGGCCTCGCCTGGGACTCCACCGGGCGGTTGTGGGCGAGCGAGTTCGGTCAGGACACCTGGGACGAGCTCAACCTGATCCGTTCCGGCGCCAACTACGGCTGGCCGGAAGTGGAGGGCGCGGGCGATCGGCCCGAGTACATGAACCCGGTCGCCCAGTGGGCCACCGACGACGCGTCACCGAGCGGTATCGCAATCCTGGGCGACGTGGTCTACCTGGCCGGCCTCAAGGGCGAGCGGCTGTGGCGGGCGCCGATCACGGGGTCCACCGTGGGCGAGCCGAAGGCGTATTTCCAGGGCCGTTACGGCCGGTTGCGCACGGTGGTCGCCGTGGGCGGCGAGTTGTGGCTGGTCACCAATACGACCGATGGCCGGGGCACGCCCCGGAAGGGCGACGACCGGATCCTGCGGCTGGTGCTGAGCTGAGGATCGGCCGGAGGGGCGCCTCGGGCCGGCGTCCGAGGCGGGCGTTAGCGTGTGCGCCCGAGGGAGGGCATACATGGACCGGGGCCTGGTGTTGGTGCTGCGCGAGCTTTCCGAAGCCGACGCGGCGGAAGTCTTCCCGCGTTTGGCGGGACTGCGCGGGATCGACGCGATGATGCCGAACGAGGTGTGTCTGTCGGACGCGGTGGTGGCCGAGATCGCCCGGATCGGCAGTGGCGCGGAACTGGTGCGGGCCGCCGCCAACCCTCGATTGACGGCGAGTCAGCTGTGCCGGCTGATCGAGGCCGGGGGCGCCGCGGTGGTGGCCGGGGCCTTTCCTCCGGACGTCGAGTCGCCGGGGGGTGCGGCGCCGGCGGGTGGGTCTCCGGCCGGTGCGGGCGGCGAGGGCTCGGTGGACGCAGCCTCGCCGGACGAGGACTCGCCGGACGAGGACTCGACGGACGTGCTCGATCGGGCGCGGGCGGAGCTGCGGCGGCCCGGCACATCCGCCGAGCGGGCCGTCGAGCTGTTGCGTGCCCACCCGGTCCTCGCGCACACCGCGCGCCAGGCCGGCAGCGTGCGCCTGTTGCACTCGCCCGGCGCGCCGATGACCCGTACCGAGGCCCTGGACCAGGCCGGATCGGCGTTGCGGGCCGGGGTGTTGGCGCCGCGCGAGATCCTGCTCCGGATGCGCCCGGCCCGGGTCGCGGCCCAGGTGCTCGCGGTGGTCGCGCGCGAACACGCCTATGTCACCGGTGAGATGGCCGTGCACGAACTGCTGCGGCCCGCGATCGTGGATACCCTGGGGACGAGTTCGGGCGCGTGGGCGCATCTGGCCCGGGCGCTCGGGCGATTCGCGGGTACGCTGCCCGAGCTGTTCGCCGAGTCGGCGGCGCACACCGGCGAGGCCGCGATCCGGGTGCCGGCCGCCGTACGCCCGTCGGTGGGCTTCCTGCTGCGCCGACTGGACGAAGACGAACTCACGTCCCTCATACCGCACTTGGACGATGCGACGGCCGTCGCGCTGCTCCCCGGTAACGTCCCGCCGCTGACCCACGTCGCCGAGGCGGCGCTGCGGTGCGGCCACCGCGCGCTGTTGGCCGCGTTGGCCGAGCACCAGCATGTGGGACGGCAGTACGCGACCCGGCTTCGCGACCTCGGCGACGACGGGCTCGACCTGCTCCTGGTGGACAACGACTCGGGGGTCACCGCCGAGCTGCGCCGGGAGATCTACACCGGCCGGCGACCCGGGCGACCTCTTGCCCCGATGCATCCGGATCTGCGCACCCGGCTCCTGGAGGCTCCGGCCTACAGCGCCGAGTACGAGGCGATGGCCCGGTCCGGCGATCCGGCCGTGGTGGACTTCGCGCTGCCGCGCTGCGAGGCCCGCAAGCTGCGGCGCATCGACTGGATCGACGTGGTGCTGAACCTGTGGGAGCGCGCCGACTCCCGGGTCGCGCACGATGTCTTCACCCGTCACCGCGACCTGTTCCCGGACCGGATCCGGGCCACGGCCGAGGCGGCCCTGACCGCCGAAGACCCGGCGCCGCTGCGCGAGTTGCGCGCCAAGTGGGACCGGGGCCCACGCGCCGAACCCCCCGTCCCGGATCACCGCCGCCCACCGGGCGAGCGACTGCGCGACAGCCCCCTCGAACAGTGGCACTCCTGGCTCGTCGCGGCCGCCTCGGACGGCGACGTCGACTGCGAGGAGATCGTCCACCACGCCCGCCCGGTCCGCTTCGCGCTGGCGGCCCTGGCCTCGATAGACGCCAACCATTGGTCCAAGG includes these proteins:
- a CDS encoding 2-hydroxyacid dehydrogenase — translated: MVSDGRIWVPYSLEQLAPIPTALSGEGGAGSRIDVYDGADGPIPDTAAEVELYVLPYTFAPHTLERIADMPRLRLIQTLTAGYEHVLPYLPPGVLLCNGRGIHETSTAELALALTLAALRDIPGFVRGQDAGQWRSGFYPALADKRVLILGYGAIGEAVDRRLQGFEVDVVRVARTPRDGVHGPVRAMGELPDLLPHTDVIILTVPLTEDTRALVDADFLARLPDGALVVNVARGPVVDTGALLAEVRSGRLRAALDVTDPEPLPADHPLRFAPGVLISPHVGGSSSAFLPRALRLIRRQLERWSEGVTPVNIVRR
- a CDS encoding PQQ-dependent sugar dehydrogenase; the protein is MRSRRPRAGWSSLVLVVALATGLTSCGGGGESDDHRVTPVRSATPVPGTGAPNVPAGPTATAPPEPVVAGELARDLNTPWGVAVLPDRDALVSSRDTGTITRFGPGTVPPVPVGTVPGSVHRGEGGLLGIAVSPRFATDHFLYAYLTTDRDNRIVRMTYVPGQPLGQPEVLLDGIPAGSNHNGGRIAFGPDGMLYAGTGEAGRKEAAQDKSSLGGKILRLTPEGRPAPGNPFPNSPVWSLGHRNVQGLAWDSTGRLWASEFGQDTWDELNLIRSGANYGWPEVEGAGDRPEYMNPVAQWATDDASPSGIAILGDVVYLAGLKGERLWRAPITGSTVGEPKAYFQGRYGRLRTVVAVGGELWLVTNTTDGRGTPRKGDDRILRLVLS